The Sinorhizobium fredii genome contains the following window.
AGGCCTGGTCCACCAGACGGTTCATCATGTAAGCGAGCAGCAGGATGCCTGCGACGGAGACCCGCCGCACCAGAAGCAACGCCGCAGGCGACGGCCAGATCGCGCCGCTGCGGCCGACGAGGCGCGAGCGCAGGAGAAGCGGGACGATGACGTCGTTGCAGAGCATCGTGCTCAGTGCCACCGAGGCGACGATCACCATGCCGGTCGCCGCCGAGAAGCCGCCGAGAAAGGCGACCAGCGCCATCACGGGCGCATCGGCGGCGAGCGGCAGCGAGATCACGAAGGTGTCGGGGTTCACCGTATCGGCGAAGGTCGCGAGCCCGGCAATGGCGATCGGCACCATCAGCACGCTGAAGACGAGGAGATAGGCGGGGTAGAGCCAGGCGGCGGCGCGCGCCTGCGACAGCGACTGGTTCTCGACCACCGCGACATGGAACATGTGCGGCAGGCAGAGGAAGGAGATCGCCGCGATGATGGTGTTCGAGATCCAGGTCGGATCGGAAAAGTCCGGCGCCAGCAGGGACGCCATGCGCGGATCAGCCTGCGTGCGGGCGGCGAGGTCGCCGAGACCGTCGAACATCCCGAAGACGATGAACAGCGCGACGACGACGAAGGCGGAAAGCTTGACCAGGCTCTCGAAGGCGATCGCCGCCATCAGCCCGCGGTGATGCTCGCTCGCATGGATGTGCCTGACGCCGAACATGATGGCGAAGAGCGCCATCGACGCGGCGACGGCAAAGGTGCTGTCGCCGCGGATCGGCCGGGCGCCGTCCGCAGCGACGGCCGGCGAGGTCAGGATGTCGAAGCTGGTGCCGACCGCCTTCAGCTGCAGCGCGATATAGGGCAGGACGGCAAGCAGCGCCGCCATGGTGACGAGCGCGGCAAGCATCTGGCTCTTGCCGTAGCGCGCGGCGATGAAGTCGGCGATCGAGGTGATGTTCTGGCTTTTGGCGACCGTGACGATCCTGGCGATAAGCCGCTGCCCAAAGACGAGCACCAGGGTCGGGCCGATATAGATCGCCAGGTAGTCGAAGCCGCTCAAGGCCCGGCCGACCGAGCCGTAGAAGCTCCAGGAAGTATTGTAGACGGCAAGCGTCAGTGCGTAGCCGAGCGCCGCCATCCACGCGGTGGGCACCGGCAAACGGCGGCCTGCACCTTGCCGATCCGTCCACCAGGCGATCAGGAACAGGATGACGACATAGGCTGTGGAAACGGAGAGGACGACCCAACCGGGCATGGCACCTCGCTGCCCAACTGCAGCAATTTCAAAGTGCTATAGCGACCTTGCAAATCTCGTCGGACGCGGCGCCGTAGCAGCGGCATTTCCAGGAGGCCGCCATCGGTTCATTGCCATATCGGCCGGCGAATGGCAACGCGCGCGGCGCGGAGGGCCGGCCTGAGGCGGCCGGCCCTCTGAACTTAGCTGCGCGATTCCGCCTCGGCGACAGTCAGGTCATCGTCGGCGATCTCTTTGGCCGGCGCCACGAGGTTGACGACCACCGCCACGGTGACGTTGAGCGCCAGCGCCAGCAGGCCGGTATAGACCGAGACGGTGATGCCGTCGAAGGCGAGCGCGTGCAGCGGTTTCAGTCCGTCCGACCAGACGAGAGCCGAGCCGCCGATGAAGCCGGCCGCCCAGCCGGCGAGCAGCGCCGGTGCCCGGAACCAGCGGGTATAGAGACCGAAGACGAGGGCCGGCAGCGTCTGCAGGATCCACAGGCCGCCGAGCAGCTGCAGGTCGAGCGCGAACTGGGTCGGCAGCATGAGGATGGCGAGTAGCGCCCCCACCTTGACCAGCATCGAGGTGATCTTGGCGACCTGCGCCTCGCCGGCGGGGGTGACCTCAGGGTTGATCCAGACCTTCCAGAAGTTGCGGGTGAAGAGGTTCGCGGCGCCGATGCTCATGACCGCCGCCGGAACGAGCGCGCCGATGGCGATCGCCGAGAAGGCGAAGCCCGCGAACCAGCCCGGGAACAGCGTCTTGAACAGCGTCGGGACGACGTCGTTGTTGCTTTCGAGCTGCAGGCCGGCGGCGTGGCCCATGTAGCCGAGCAAAGCCAGAAGACCGAGCAGCAGCGTATAGGCGGGCAAAAGCACCGCATTCTTGCGGATCGTGTTGGCGCCGGACGAGGCGAAAATGCCGGTCAGCGTATGCGGATACATGAAGGCGGCGAGCGCCGAGCCGAGAGCGAGCGTCACATAGGGGACAAGCTGCGCCGGATCGAGCAGGATGCCGCCCTTGCCCTTCGCCTCGAAGGCAGCGTCGGCCGCCGAGAAGACGGCGCTGTAGCCGCCGAGCTTGGAGGGGACGACGATGATCGCCGCGAGCACCACGATATAGATCATGATGTCCTTTACGAAGGCGATCAGGGCCGGCGCGCGAAGGCCGGACGAATAGGTGTAGAGGGCCAGCACCAGGAAGGCGAGGATAATCGGCATTTCGCCGGTCAAGCCCAGTGCCTTGATCGCCACTTCCATGCCGATAAGTTGCAGGGCGATGTAAGGCATCGTCGCGATCACGCCGGTGGAGGCGACCGCAAGCTCCAAAGCACGCGAGCCGTAGGTGCCGCGCACCACGTCCCCGGCGGTCACATAGCCGCGCTCCTTTGCCGCCTTCCACAAGAGCGGCATGATGGCGAAGACCAGCGGATAGACGATGATCGTGTAAGGCAGCGCGAAGAAGCCGTAGGCGCCGATCGCATAGACCAGCGCCGGCACGGCGATGACCGTATAGGCCGTGTAGAAATCGCCGCCGACCAGAAACCAGGTGATCCAGGTACCGAACTTGCGGCCGCCGAGGCCCCATTCGTCCAGATGATCGAGCGATTCCGCCCGGCGCCAGCGCGATGCGAAAAAGCCCATCGCAGTGACGAGCACGAAGAAGAAGATGAAGACGGCGAGCGCCGACATGTCGATATTAGCCGTCATGACGCACGCTCCTGTAGACGAAATATGTGATGAGCGAGGTCAGCGGTACCCAGGCGAGCTGGTACCAGTAGAAGAAGGGGAAGCCGAAGAGCTTCGGCTCCTCGAAATTATAGAAGGGAACCCAGAGCAGCCCAATATAGGGCGCCAGCAGCAACAGGCGTATCACGTTTTCCTCCCGCGATGTCTGGACTTGAACGGGATGACGAAAATATGCGCGGCTCTCCGCCCGCCTCCCGCTCTTGACTGATCGATGGCACGTGATCCTCGGCACGTGTGCTCATCGAATAGCCCCAAAAGCCGCGCCGCGGCCTCCCTACTTTCGCTCCGGCGTCCCCCTACTTTCGCTCATTCCCTGACCGCAGAGCGGAGCCAGGGCAATTTCTTTCAATAACGCCGGCCGGCCGGTGCTTACCTTCCGGGCGTCTGAACCCACGCTTGAGGAAACCCGTGACACGCTGCGCATTCGTCATCGACCACGGCTTGCCGCGAGGCCTGATCGCCAACACCGCCGCCGTGCTAGCCATGACTCTCGGCAAGGAGCGCCCGGATCTGGTCGGCCATCCAGTTCACGACGCGGACGGCAATCGTCATCAAGGCATCACCACTATCGTCATGCCCATGCTGATGTCGGATGCCGCCGGGCTGATGGAACTGAAGCTGCGGGCTGCGGCGCGGGAAGCATCCGGGCTCAGCGTGATCGGCGTCACCGAGTCGGCGCAGCGCGCCAAGAGCTACGAGGCCTACGAGCTCGGTATCGGCGAGACGCGGCATGACGATCTGCGCTATCTCGGCCTTTGTCTCCATGGCCCCGCCAAGCTGGTCCGCTCGCTGACCGGCGACCTGCCGCTGATGAAAGAGGCACCCATGTCGCTGGCACTCTTTCGATGAGTTCCTTCACCTTTGCCGCATCGCACCTTGGAGGAACGGTCAACATCGACGGCCTCACCACCGGCCTGCGCCGCAGCTTCCGTGCCAGCATGAGTCACGCGGCCGCCGCAACGGTCGATTTCACGGGGCAGGCCTTGCAAATTGGCGCGGCGTCGCCGCCACATGCCGCTTGAACACCCGCTGGAAATGGGCCTGATCGGCAAAACCGGCCGAGAGCGCCACATCAACGATCGGCCGGCCGCGACGCAGCTCGCTTTGCCCGAACTGGATGCGGCGGTTCAGCTGGTAGGCGTGCGGCGTCAAGCCGTAGCGCGCCCGGAAGGCCCGCACCAGATAGGAGGGCGACAACCCCGAGACGTCGGCGATCTCATGGAGCCGCAGGCGGCGCGTGCAATACTCGGTGATGAAATCCGCGGCCCGGTTGAGGCTGGGCGCGGCCGGCGCAGCCGGCGCCTCGATCCTTTCGAGGCGACCGTCGAGTTCGCCGAAGAAGGCGGCCGCCGCGCATTCCTTGGCAAGCGACTCGATTTTCGTGTCGAACAGCATGTCGAACAATCGCTCGAGGCGGCGATAGAGATTGGGATCTGCGCTCACCACGGCGGCATAGGGTCTGAAGTCGGCCGCGTCTTGCATCTCATGCAACCACGCCAGATCCACGTAGAGCATGCGGTAGCTCCAGGGGACGTTTTGAAGCGGATTGCAGGCATGCGCCTCTTCCGGGTTCATCAGCACGACTGAACCGGCCGACACGTCGTGCCGGTGGCGGCCGTTGCGGTAGCTGCTGCGGCCGCCGGTGACCGTGCCGATCGAAAAGGTCGGGTGGCTGTGAAGCCCGTAGCAGACGTCGCGCCCGTCGGCGACCTGGCGCCCCTCAAGAAAGGGGAGCGCCGGATCGCGCCAGAAGGAGTGGGCGTCGACGGGGCGGTGAGCCATGCGGGCCTCGCAAAAACTGTTTCGGTCGCCACTGTCATAGGACGGTTTGCCGACCGAAACAAATGCCGCTGGAACGATGAATCGCAGGCCAGGACCGGCAGTGCCGGGACCGAAAGCAACCTCGGCGCGGCCGCCTTACGGCGCTCCGCGCAGATCATGCGCAACGGGAATAATCTGCAAAAACCGCTAATTGCAGGATTTCTTGAATTCGGTACGATTTCAGGATAAAATTACGCCAGCAATTCAAGGCGTTACGGCAACCGTGCAAACGGCCTGCGCTGGGACGTGTGTTGCACGAGAGTGGTGACGCTTTGATCAAGCTTCATACGTGGAGGTTGTCATGCCCAACACTCTCATGGCAGGAAGAAGAAGCCAGGATTGGGCCAATCTGGTCCTGGCAGTCTGCCTGTTCCTCTCTCCCTGGGTCATCGGCTTCGCCTCGGATACGACGGCGACCTGGAACGCCTGGATCGCCGCGATCGTGCTCGGCGCCCTGGCGGTCGCGACCCTTTCGGCCTTCGCCGAGTGGGAGGAATGGGCCAATATGGTGATCGGCCTGTGGTTGATCGTTTCTCCCTGGTTGCTCGGCTTCATGGCGAATGTGAACGCGATGTGGACTCACGTCATCCTCGGCGTGCTCGTCGCGGCAATCGCCGCCTGGGCGGTCTGGGATTATCGTCACCATTCGCACGCCTGAAACGCGACGGCTTCGGTTCAAACCGAAGCCGTCATCGTTTCAATGGAGCGGCGTTCCTGTGAACGCCGATCGCGATGCCTGTCTCCCGCCTTTGGAATGACCTGAAGGCGGGAGCAGTTTTGTGTCACCCGCCGACGGCGAGCCGCCCGTCCTGGACCCATTGCATCTCGGCGACGCCGAGTTCCCGCCGTTCGCGCTCGGTTTCGATCGCCAGATCAAGCACCTTCTGCAGGTCGGCGGCATGGCGGAAGCCGGGCTCGGCCATCTGCCCCGTCCGAACCGCGGCGACGAAACGCTCATAATTGGTCGGCACCGTCCCCGCATCGACCTCGCGCCAGATGGCCTTTTCGACGTCGGCACCGAGGCACGCCCGCAGGCTCGAGCCGTCCGGCGTGTGGATCACCTCCAGCGCACCTCTGTCGCCATGCAGCCTCAGCCGCAGCTCGTTCAAGTGTCCGGTCGCCCAGCGGCTCGCATGGATGACGCCCATGGCGCCGCTGTCGAACTCCACCGTCATCGCGAAACTGTCATTGGCATCGAGGTCATATTCGCCGATGCGGTTGCCGGGTGCCTTGTCGAAGGCCTTCAGTCGGGCGAACACCCGCTCGACCGAAATCCCGGCGCCGTAGCCGGCGAAATCCAGAATGTGGATGCCGACGTCGCCGAGCACGCCGTTCGAGCCGTGCTTGGTCGAGAGCCGCCACAGCCATTTCGATTCGCTTGCCCAGTCGCCCCACGCCTTCGAGACCAGCCAACTCTGCAGGTAGGAGGCTTCCAGATGCCTGACCTCGCCGATCGCGCCGGAAAGCACCAGTTCGCGCGCCTTCTGCAGCGGCGCCACATTGCGGTAGGTGAGGTTGACCATAGCGACGAGACCGGAGCGTTCCGCCGCCGCGGCCATTTCCGCGGCCTTCTCGTAATTCTCCGCCAGCGGTTTCTCGCAAAGCACGTGCTTGCCGGCGGCAATCAGCGCCAGCGTTGTCGGATGGTGCGCCTTATCTGGCGTGACATTCGTCGCGGCGTCGAACTCACCCCTAGCGATCGCCTCCTCCAGCGATGTGAAGGTGTGCTCGATGCCGTGTTGCTCGGCAAAGGCCTTGGCGCGGTTCGGGTCGACATCGACGGCGCCGACCATCTCGACGCCGTCTATCTTGGCGAAGGCGTTTGCATGGCTGTTCGCCATGCCGCCGGTTCCAACGATCAAGAGACGCATAGGCCCCCTCCTCATCTGTAACCGGCTTCGCCGGCGCGGTGCAACTTCGGGCCGCGCTCGACGATTGGCTCCAGCGCCTTTTCCACCGGCACGTTCGGCGCCTCGTGGATCGCCTTGTAGGTGCCTTGCGGGTTGTAGGCCCATTTCACCGAATTGCGCAACACGTGCTGAACCGTCTCATCATGATAGGTCGGGTAGGTCTCGTGACCTGGGCGGAAATAGAAGATACTGCCGGCGCCGCGCCGCCAGGTCAGCCCCGAGCGGAACACCTCGCCGCCGGCGAACCAGGAGATGAACACCGTCTCCAGCGGCTCTGGCACGGAGAACTGCTCGCCATACATCTCCTCGTGCTCGATGACGAAATTGTCGCCGAGGCCTTCGGCAATCGGATGGCGCGGGTTGACCACCCAAACGCGCTCGCGCTCGCCCGCTTCGCGCCATTTCAGCGCGCAGGGCGTGCCCATCAGCCGCTTGAAGACCTTCGAGAAATGACCGGAATGCAGCACGATCAGCCCCATCCCCTCCCAGACCCGCTTGGCGACCCGCTCGACGATCCTGTCGTCGACGGCGCCGTGATCCTTGTGGCCCCACCACAGAAGCACGTCGGCCGATGCCAGCCGCTCTTCGCTCAGCCCGTGCTCCGGCTCCTGCAGCGTCGCCGTCGTCGCCTTGATCGCCGGAT
Protein-coding sequences here:
- the mctP gene encoding monocarboxylate uptake permease MctP, whose amino-acid sequence is MTANIDMSALAVFIFFFVLVTAMGFFASRWRRAESLDHLDEWGLGGRKFGTWITWFLVGGDFYTAYTVIAVPALVYAIGAYGFFALPYTIIVYPLVFAIMPLLWKAAKERGYVTAGDVVRGTYGSRALELAVASTGVIATMPYIALQLIGMEVAIKALGLTGEMPIILAFLVLALYTYSSGLRAPALIAFVKDIMIYIVVLAAIIVVPSKLGGYSAVFSAADAAFEAKGKGGILLDPAQLVPYVTLALGSALAAFMYPHTLTGIFASSGANTIRKNAVLLPAYTLLLGLLALLGYMGHAAGLQLESNNDVVPTLFKTLFPGWFAGFAFSAIAIGALVPAAVMSIGAANLFTRNFWKVWINPEVTPAGEAQVAKITSMLVKVGALLAILMLPTQFALDLQLLGGLWILQTLPALVFGLYTRWFRAPALLAGWAAGFIGGSALVWSDGLKPLHALAFDGITVSVYTGLLALALNVTVAVVVNLVAPAKEIADDDLTVAEAESRS
- a CDS encoding ThuA domain-containing protein, producing MSINAIVWGENIHEQTNAVVREIYPDGMHNTIAKALNSDPAIKATTATLQEPEHGLSEERLASADVLLWWGHKDHGAVDDRIVERVAKRVWEGMGLIVLHSGHFSKVFKRLMGTPCALKWREAGERERVWVVNPRHPIAEGLGDNFVIEHEEMYGEQFSVPEPLETVFISWFAGGEVFRSGLTWRRGAGSIFYFRPGHETYPTYHDETVQHVLRNSVKWAYNPQGTYKAIHEAPNVPVEKALEPIVERGPKLHRAGEAGYR
- a CDS encoding helix-turn-helix transcriptional regulator; this encodes MAHRPVDAHSFWRDPALPFLEGRQVADGRDVCYGLHSHPTFSIGTVTGGRSSYRNGRHRHDVSAGSVVLMNPEEAHACNPLQNVPWSYRMLYVDLAWLHEMQDAADFRPYAAVVSADPNLYRRLERLFDMLFDTKIESLAKECAAAAFFGELDGRLERIEAPAAPAAPSLNRAADFITEYCTRRLRLHEIADVSGLSPSYLVRAFRARYGLTPHAYQLNRRIQFGQSELRRGRPIVDVALSAGFADQAHFQRVFKRHVAATPRQFARPAP
- a CDS encoding SPW repeat protein; this translates as MPNTLMAGRRSQDWANLVLAVCLFLSPWVIGFASDTTATWNAWIAAIVLGALAVATLSAFAEWEEWANMVIGLWLIVSPWLLGFMANVNAMWTHVILGVLVAAIAAWAVWDYRHHSHA
- a CDS encoding DUF3311 domain-containing protein, producing the protein MIRLLLLAPYIGLLWVPFYNFEEPKLFGFPFFYWYQLAWVPLTSLITYFVYRSVRHDG
- a CDS encoding DUF2000 domain-containing protein, with protein sequence MTRCAFVIDHGLPRGLIANTAAVLAMTLGKERPDLVGHPVHDADGNRHQGITTIVMPMLMSDAAGLMELKLRAAAREASGLSVIGVTESAQRAKSYEAYELGIGETRHDDLRYLGLCLHGPAKLVRSLTGDLPLMKEAPMSLALFR
- a CDS encoding Gfo/Idh/MocA family protein, whose translation is MRLLIVGTGGMANSHANAFAKIDGVEMVGAVDVDPNRAKAFAEQHGIEHTFTSLEEAIARGEFDAATNVTPDKAHHPTTLALIAAGKHVLCEKPLAENYEKAAEMAAAAERSGLVAMVNLTYRNVAPLQKARELVLSGAIGEVRHLEASYLQSWLVSKAWGDWASESKWLWRLSTKHGSNGVLGDVGIHILDFAGYGAGISVERVFARLKAFDKAPGNRIGEYDLDANDSFAMTVEFDSGAMGVIHASRWATGHLNELRLRLHGDRGALEVIHTPDGSSLRACLGADVEKAIWREVDAGTVPTNYERFVAAVRTGQMAEPGFRHAADLQKVLDLAIETERERRELGVAEMQWVQDGRLAVGG